The region ttcatttaaatttgTTACGCAACAGAacgaattcttgaatctgatggTGGGTCAGGTGGTGAGCATGATATTCATGTAACTGCAGGGCTCTTCTCTTTTGACATGCTAGTATCGACTTGACTGAGGACGAGCCTGCTTGCTCTAATTCCAAAAACAGTTTGGAGGACGAAGATGACCGCAAGCTCTCGCTCATCTCCTGGAATGTAGACGGATTAGATACGCTGAACCTCAAGGAACGAGCCAGAGGCTTGTGCTCTTATCTGGCACTGTGAGTGCTACTGAGTGACTCTCAAGCTTGCTATTAAATGCAGAGCACTCATCTCTAATATAAATGACAATATATTATCAATATGTCTACATGTGATCTTTAGTGATGCAAAAGGGGGGGTTCTGGGGTTGCCTTTCATTTTTACTTCCAttgacatgtttatttttactacAGTTAACTGCGTGCTGATTTGTTTTGTACTGTACTGCCACAGATACACACCAGATGTGGTATTCCTACAAGAGCTCATCCCTCAGTACCTTCAGTATCTTAAGAAGCGAGCAGTCACCTACCAGATTGTTGAAGGTATCTACGGCAATACGGTTTCCTGATGAGAGACGTTTGAAGTACTTTTCTAAACATTcgttttattcacatttaaggAAACGAAGAAGGATACTTCACTGCCATAATGCTGAAAAAGTCCAGAGTAAAACTACAAAGTAGTACAATAATTCCTTACCCAACAACAAGGATGATGAGAAATCTGTTATGTGCCAAAGTTAGTGACAGAACATGGCATTCATGTATTAAACAGTTAAGAGTATGAAATGCGTGAACTGTCTTCTGTAACCTGCAGGTAACAGTTTTAGGTCAGGAGCTCTGCTTGATGACCTCACACTTGGAGAGTTGTAAAGATCAGGCTGCAGAGAGGATGAAACAGCTGAAGGTCGTGCTGCAGAATGTAAAGGAGGAGCCAGATAACATGACAGTCATATTTGGAGGGGACACCAATCTTCGAGACTCTGAGGTTAGGAGCAGGGCAGGATGTCGTCTGTCTGTTTTGGTAAAAATACGAGTTAATTGATGCaatgttaattttatttaattaatgtctcatcatttttttaaaaatttgcattaaaaaaaaaaggaagaaagacaaAATGTGTGCATGATAGCATAGCAAAAAATGACCCTGAGGCTCTTTTGaagtcatttcttttgtgttttataatcaCAGCATTCCATTAGCTATTATTTCCCATTGAAGAACATACCCAAGTGTTGTATTTCATACATTTAGCATA is a window of Tachysurus vachellii isolate PV-2020 chromosome 3, HZAU_Pvac_v1, whole genome shotgun sequence DNA encoding:
- the tdp2b gene encoding tyrosyl-DNA phosphodiesterase 2, with protein sequence MEDLEETRSRLCEQFATVTGSDSPVAQCYLAENNWDLERALNSFFEADMESVFDVEDKDEENKRPLCKETDRDAPESERKMNSKLTECIDLTEDEPACSNSKNSLEDEDDRKLSLISWNVDGLDTLNLKERARGLCSYLALYTPDVVFLQELIPQYLQYLKKRAVTYQIVEGNEEGYFTAIMLKKSRVKLQSSTIIPYPTTRMMRNLLCAKVTVLGQELCLMTSHLESCKDQAAERMKQLKVVLQNVKEEPDNMTVIFGGDTNLRDSEVAQVGGLPPGVIDVWEELGKQEHCRYTWDTKINNNKSVSYISRCRFDRIYLRPAKTGAKVSPDHMVLVGMEKLDCGYYTSDHWGIYCSFTS